The Lewinellaceae bacterium DNA window GCGTCAGACCCGGAGGAGATTCCTGTTCTTCCTGAGCTTTTATGATTTGTGTTTGATGCGTCTGCCGTACCTTTTTTTTCCGGACCCAGTCGATGGCCCTTCGTTTGGCCACCTGCATCAACCAGGCTGCCGGCTCATCCGGGATGCCGGTGAAAGGCCACGTATGCAATGCCTGATAAAAGGCTTCCTGCACCAGATCTTCCGCTTCTTCCAGGCGGCCGACTCCGAGCATCCGCACCACTACGGCGATCATCTTTCCCGCTTCGTGACGGAAAAGATGATCAACCAGTGTATGCGAATGAGATCCGGACATCACATTTCCATCACTTCCCGTACTTCTACGCTCCCGCCCAGATGGAAATCCGGAAAACCTTTAGACAATTCGGCGGCTTCGGCCAATGAATTTGCCTTTACGATAAAATACCCGCCCACGATATCCTTGATCTCGGGAAAGGTCCGTCGGTAACCACTGCCGAAGGACCGCGGAGGGTTTTAGCTGCCGGAGAAAGAGGACGGCCTTCGATGTAAAGATCTTTGGCTTTGAGCTCATCAATCCAGGCAAACCATTTTCCCATCAGGTTTTGAATGTCATCGGGTGATAGTCCTAATTGCTGGTAATCGGCTCCAATGAAAATGAACATGAACTCTTTCATAATCGTTTTTTTAATGGTTTTAAAATTAATCGATTTCTAACTAGTCGTTCCCGGAAGAAAGATTGGGACAGCCCGGCAACTTTTTTTTGTACTATTTTTTGAAAAAGATTTGATTGATCCTATAAAGTACCGCAGATCAGGATCATCTTTTTTCCATCAAAAGAGCCCTATCTTGTCATCAGCAAAATGAACCAATCGAAATGAACGATCTACACGCAATTGCCGTTTTCTGCGGATCGAGCGCAGGAAATGATCCCGTCTACCGGGAGTCGGCTCAGGCTCTGGCTTACCAAATGGTGAAAAAGGAGATCCGTCTCATCTACGGGGGTGGAAATATTGGATTAATGGGCATTATGGCCGATACGGTATTGGCTACCGGAGGAGAAGTTTACGGCGTAATTCCGGCATTTCTCAAAGAAAAGGAAGTGGCACACGGCAGCCTGAGCCAGCTTTTTGTGGTCGACACCATGCATACGCGCAAGTATAAGATCTTTGACCTTAGTGATGGTGTCATCGCCTTGCCGGGAGGATTTGGCACCTTGGATGAATTGTTTGAAATGATCACCTGGGCTCAGCTGGGCCTCCATCAATTTCCGATCGGCATATTAAATACCCGCGGCTATTACGATCATATGATACGGCAAACCGACCATATGGTGGCAGAGGGATTTCTGAAGCCAATATTCCGTTCTATGCTGATCATCGAGGAAGATCCCGGAAAATTGTTGGCCAGGATGGCTGCTTATGAACCTCTGGGAACTGAAAAATGGATTCGCCCCGATCAGGCTTAATTCAATGATGTTCTGTAATCAAGTCTGTCTGCACCCCGGAATTAATCTTCATTTCTGGAATATCCTAAAAGCAAAGACAAAAAAAAGCCCTGCCTGTGTGAACAAGCAGGGTTGTCGTGACTGGATACGACATTGGGTTGAGATATAGGTTGTTCCAAAATTCTGTATCTCTATATGCATGAATGCATTTTAATGCATAAGGTAACCCAACAGCTAAGCAGATTTTGATAATCCCTAACCAAACACCGGTAATTATCCATGAACCGGCAGAATCTCATCATGTACGAATAATTGGCTGCCGGTGCAATAATTCCCCCCAGTAGCTGCTATCTTACAGGTATTATCCTATCCGAAAAAATCGAAAAGGTATGCGTTTGTCTCTGTTTTTAAACCTGATGATAACTCTCCTGTGCTGGTTGCCTGCAGGTCATGCCCAGTGGATTGATTCATCCCTGTTGACGATGGACCGGATCTTTCTGAATGGAGAGTTCCGGACCAATGGATACGGCCCGGTGCAATGGCTGAATAATACCAGTGCATTTACCACGCTGGAACGTAATCCCGATGCCGGTGGTCGTGATGTGGTACAATACGATGTACCTTCGCTCAATCGAAAGGTGCTGGTCGCTGCCGGCAAGTTAAAACCATCAGGAAGCACCCAACCCCTATCCATCGATGCCTATGACTGGTCCAACGATCACGCCTATTTGCTGATCTTTACCAATACGGAGCGGGTCTGGCGGACCAATACCCGGGGAGATTATTACCTGTACCGGATGGCGACCGGCCAGCTGACCCAGCTTGGTGCCGGGCTGCCCGCCTCATCACTGATGTTTGCCAAATTTGCTCCCGACGATGCCTCGGTAGCGTATGTGAGTGGGTTCAACCTCTGGGTTGAAGACATCGCAACAGGCAAGAAGACCCAGCTGACCCACGATGGTAATGGTGATGTGATCAATGGAACATTCGACTGGGTGTATGAAGAAGAGTTCAGTTGTAAGGATGGATTTCGCTGGAGCCCGGATGGGACCAGCCTGGCCTACTGGCAGGTGGACGCTTCCGATATCCCGGACTTCTATATGATTGACAATACTGACTCCATCTACAGCAAGATTATTCCGGTCCAGTATCCCAAAGTAGGGATGTCTCCCTCCGCTGTACGGGTAGGAGTGGTGACGGTGAAAAATGCCAAAACCACCTGGATAAAGATTCCTGGTGACACACGGGACAATTATCTGCCCAGGATGCAGTGGCTCCCGGATGGTCGACTGGTCATTCAGCAATTAAACCGTAAACAGAATGATTATCGGATGTGGTCTGCTGATGCCAGGACCGGACAAGCAAGATTGGTGTATGAAGAGAAGAGTGACACCTGGATCGATATTGACCAGCCGGATCTGACCATGGGGTTTGTCGTTACGGATCTCCCGTTGACACCGGACGGTAAACAGATCCTCCGACTATCGGAACAGGACGGCTGGCGTCATTTGTATTCCATCGACCCGGCCAATGGCAAGGAGACCAACTTATCCCCCGGTAACTATGACATCGCCCGGTATTATGGCGTCTATGGCAATCAGGTGTACCTGGTAGCTTCCCCGGAAGAGTCCCGACAGCGTTTACTCTTCCGTATTCCACTGGATGGTTCCGGAACCCTGACCCGTG harbors:
- a CDS encoding DPP IV N-terminal domain-containing protein, with translation MRLSLFLNLMITLLCWLPAGHAQWIDSSLLTMDRIFLNGEFRTNGYGPVQWLNNTSAFTTLERNPDAGGRDVVQYDVPSLNRKVLVAAGKLKPSGSTQPLSIDAYDWSNDHAYLLIFTNTERVWRTNTRGDYYLYRMATGQLTQLGAGLPASSLMFAKFAPDDASVAYVSGFNLWVEDIATGKKTQLTHDGNGDVINGTFDWVYEEEFSCKDGFRWSPDGTSLAYWQVDASDIPDFYMIDNTDSIYSKIIPVQYPKVGMSPSAVRVGVVTVKNAKTTWIKIPGDTRDNYLPRMQWLPDGRLVIQQLNRKQNDYRMWSADARTGQARLVYEEKSDTWIDIDQPDLTMGFVVTDLPLTPDGKQILRLSEQDGWRHLYSIDPANGKETNLSPGNYDIARYYGVYGNQVYLVASPEESRQRLLFRIPLDGSGTLTRVTPQDVDGINTYQIAPDGKFAIYTHQSMRDPVSYELVSLPDHRTLKMLEDNAGYRSKISKLRWPDMQFFQVNTADDITMDGRIIFPVPFDPSKKYPVLFNVYGEPWGQTATDGWVSLWNVYLAQQGYVIINVDPRGTPCLKGAGWRHSVYRQIGRLNAHDQALAAREILKWDFIDPERVAVWGWSGGGSMTLNMMFQYPDLFQTGMSVAPVAYQLCYDNVYQERYMGLPQENMDDFIAGSPVTYAQNLQGHLLLMHGTGDDNVHYQNSEILINALIKYNKVFDFMPYPNRSHGIYEGENTTRHVYTTLTAYLNEHCPPGPK
- a CDS encoding TIGR00730 family Rossman fold protein; translation: MNDLHAIAVFCGSSAGNDPVYRESAQALAYQMVKKEIRLIYGGGNIGLMGIMADTVLATGGEVYGVIPAFLKEKEVAHGSLSQLFVVDTMHTRKYKIFDLSDGVIALPGGFGTLDELFEMITWAQLGLHQFPIGILNTRGYYDHMIRQTDHMVAEGFLKPIFRSMLIIEEDPGKLLARMAAYEPLGTEKWIRPDQA